In Astyanax mexicanus isolate ESR-SI-001 chromosome 5, AstMex3_surface, whole genome shotgun sequence, a single window of DNA contains:
- the LOC103043193 gene encoding SLAIN motif-containing protein 1-like isoform X6: MARLQEESLRQDYATTSASSAKTRRSSSFSFQFGQRGESHLEKDDDDDDEDDDEDYGQLPPPQPRLTRAGPLQRGLPHSHTFTSIRDWRRSTPSTPTTPPTLPYQTPASLSTLTSTPEQPSLRTCPVDHENKLRRSMPNLVRAPSMPSVPTPANHTGSPTSIRNSQSFDSSSGLARLQSSIPSPGQLQNRVQSVGNFPLSTRQPLKATAYVSPTIKGPSTMTTSASLQSLPSSGIPLPSKGGGTQTPGRSGLPRPASFIGTSSTPRSKLTQPVRSMLMPPKSLATLSALRDANWRDGCY, encoded by the exons ATGGCTCGCCTTCAGGAGGAGA GTCTGCGTCAGGATTATGCCACAACTTCAGCTTCCTCTGCGAAAACAAGGCGCAGTTCCAGCTTCTCCTTTCAGTTCGGGCAGCGGGGCGAGTCCCATTTAGAGaaggacgatgatgatgatgatgaagatgatgatgaagattatGGTCAGCTGCCTCCTCCACAGCCCCGTTTGACCCGGGCTGGACCCTTACAGCGTGGTCTTCCTCATTCACACACCTTCACCAGCATCAGGGACTGGCGACGGAGCACCCCCTCCACTCCCACAACCCCCCCAACCCTCCCCTACCAAACCCCAGCCAGCCTGAGCACCCTCACCTCCACACCCGAGCAGCCCAGCCTCCGGACCTGCCCAG TGGATCATGAGA ATAAATTGCGGAGGAGCATGCCCAACCTGGTGAGGGCTCCCAGCATGCCGAGTGTACCAACTCCTGCCAATCACACAGGTTCTCCAACATCCATCCGGAACAGCCAAAGCTTTGACTCATCTAGTGGTCTTGCGAGACTACAGTCCTCCA TTCCTTCTCCAGGGCAGCTCCAGAACCGGGTCCAGAGTGTCGGAAACTTCCCATTGTCTACACGCCAACCGCTCAAGGCCACTGCGTATGTGAGCCCCACAATTAAAGGGCCCTCCACCATGACTACATCCGCCAGTTTACAGTCCCTGCCAAGCAGCGGCATTCCCCTGCCCAGCAAAGGAGGCGGCACTCAGACGCCCGGCCGCAGTGGCCTGCCACGCCCTGCTTCATTTATAGGGACCAGCTCCACTCCTCGGAGCAAGCTCACTCAACCTGTGAGAAG TATGCTGATGCCACCAAAGAGCCTGGCAACCCTCAGTGCCCTACGGGACGCAAACTGGCGCGATGGCTGTTACTGA
- the LOC103043193 gene encoding SLAIN motif-containing protein 1-like isoform X5, whose protein sequence is MRWRYWTWSPCFSVTSLSLMRPASRWRGVFSSSSSPSSPAFPHSRVVGVSPICTSSTASKSCCTPAPSSYERTASSVPSSLHPSLLSTLTPFGKDRSPLAERTPTFLYHPTSRSRSLRRTPFSPQSSLDSELSASELEDDSIALGYKLEDLTDVQVMARLQEESLRQDYATTSASSAKTRRSSSFSFQFGQRGESHLEKDDDDDDEDDDEDYGQLPPPQPRLTRAGPLQRGLPHSHTFTSIRDWRRSTPSTPTTPPTLPYQTPASLSTLTSTPEQPSLRTCPVDHENKLRRSMPNLVRAPSMPSVPTPANHTGSPTSIRNSQSFDSSSGLARLQSSIPSPGQLQNRVQSVGNFPLSTRQPLKATAYVSPTIKGPSTMTTSASLQSLPSSGIPLPSKGGGTQTPGRSGLPRPASFIGTSSTPRSKLTQPVRSMLMPPKSLATLSALRDANWRDGCY, encoded by the exons CGAGTAGATGGAGGGGTgtattctcctcctcctcctccccgtcCTCTCCTGCTTTCCCTCACAGCCGTGTAGTTGGAGTCTCCCCGATCTGCACCTCCTCCACCGCCTCTAAATCCTGCTGCACTCCAGCTCCTAGCTCCTATGAGAGAACAG CCTCATCTGTtccctcatccctccatccctctctcctttCGACCCTGACCCCATTCGGAAAGGACCGCTCTCCTCTAGCAGAGAGAACTCCCACTTTCCTCTATCACCCAACCAGCCGCA GTCGTAGTCTGCGGCGCACTCCTTTCAGCCCCCAGTCGTCTCTGGACAGTGAGTTGAGTGCGTCAGAACTGGAGGATGACTCCATTGCTCTGGGATACAAACTGGAGGACCTCACTGACGTGCAAGTGATGGCTCGCCTTCAGGAGGAGA GTCTGCGTCAGGATTATGCCACAACTTCAGCTTCCTCTGCGAAAACAAGGCGCAGTTCCAGCTTCTCCTTTCAGTTCGGGCAGCGGGGCGAGTCCCATTTAGAGaaggacgatgatgatgatgatgaagatgatgatgaagattatGGTCAGCTGCCTCCTCCACAGCCCCGTTTGACCCGGGCTGGACCCTTACAGCGTGGTCTTCCTCATTCACACACCTTCACCAGCATCAGGGACTGGCGACGGAGCACCCCCTCCACTCCCACAACCCCCCCAACCCTCCCCTACCAAACCCCAGCCAGCCTGAGCACCCTCACCTCCACACCCGAGCAGCCCAGCCTCCGGACCTGCCCAG TGGATCATGAGA ATAAATTGCGGAGGAGCATGCCCAACCTGGTGAGGGCTCCCAGCATGCCGAGTGTACCAACTCCTGCCAATCACACAGGTTCTCCAACATCCATCCGGAACAGCCAAAGCTTTGACTCATCTAGTGGTCTTGCGAGACTACAGTCCTCCA TTCCTTCTCCAGGGCAGCTCCAGAACCGGGTCCAGAGTGTCGGAAACTTCCCATTGTCTACACGCCAACCGCTCAAGGCCACTGCGTATGTGAGCCCCACAATTAAAGGGCCCTCCACCATGACTACATCCGCCAGTTTACAGTCCCTGCCAAGCAGCGGCATTCCCCTGCCCAGCAAAGGAGGCGGCACTCAGACGCCCGGCCGCAGTGGCCTGCCACGCCCTGCTTCATTTATAGGGACCAGCTCCACTCCTCGGAGCAAGCTCACTCAACCTGTGAGAAG TATGCTGATGCCACCAAAGAGCCTGGCAACCCTCAGTGCCCTACGGGACGCAAACTGGCGCGATGGCTGTTACTGA